In Halorientalis sp. LT38, a genomic segment contains:
- the lysS gene encoding lysine--tRNA ligase produces the protein MYDPYAVGTGDRRAFWADAVADAILATEPEDPIVIKGGVSPSGVPHIGHFNEILRNYFVAEALRDRGREVRQVFTTDDRDPLRKIPRTLADLDWNVVDFGDDAVDSAAVGQNLGKPYTSIPDPFGCCDSYGAHFTNLLQQSADLVGVPIEFVSNTELYETGAFEPVTRDLLARADEARDLLCEYQAGVDEEYTPFTPLCEACGKLTGSVTSVDLDAGDVEYVCTDLEAGDRTIQGCGHEGTATLREGKLPWRFEWPAQWEILGVDFEPFGKDHAEGSWPSGEDVARNLLDVEPPVPMVYEWFTLDGEALSSSSGNVVTVAEVLDLLEPEAFRYFFVKNPRKQRDFSVATLDQLVDEFDRFEAVFFGAEEPRDENERELVERAYPMAVGGDVPESQPIRIPYTFAAVLGMTDDAELRETMARREGHVPEDATPEQVGAALSRVEGARAWAERTDNEYNYRLAEALPETDFDEDVAAALSDLADFVESHDDGEEIQGEIYETAKRHGIEVSDFFAAGYRLFLDTDQGPRLGPFLAALDETFVTDRLRREG, from the coding sequence ATCTACGACCCCTACGCCGTCGGCACGGGCGACCGGCGGGCCTTCTGGGCCGATGCGGTGGCGGACGCGATTCTCGCGACCGAGCCGGAGGATCCCATCGTCATCAAGGGCGGCGTCTCCCCCTCAGGCGTACCCCACATCGGCCACTTCAACGAGATCCTGCGGAACTACTTCGTCGCCGAGGCTCTCAGGGATCGGGGCCGCGAGGTCCGGCAGGTGTTCACCACCGACGACCGCGACCCGCTCCGGAAGATCCCCCGGACGCTCGCCGATCTGGACTGGAACGTGGTCGACTTCGGCGACGACGCGGTCGATTCGGCCGCCGTCGGTCAGAACCTCGGGAAGCCCTACACGTCGATTCCTGATCCGTTCGGCTGCTGTGACTCCTACGGCGCCCACTTCACGAACCTGCTCCAGCAGAGCGCCGACCTCGTCGGCGTCCCCATCGAGTTCGTCTCGAACACGGAACTCTACGAGACGGGTGCGTTCGAGCCGGTGACGAGGGATCTGCTCGCACGCGCCGACGAGGCCCGCGACCTCCTGTGCGAGTACCAGGCCGGCGTCGACGAGGAGTACACCCCCTTCACGCCACTGTGTGAGGCCTGTGGGAAGCTGACCGGCTCGGTGACCAGCGTCGATCTCGACGCCGGCGACGTCGAGTACGTCTGCACCGACCTGGAGGCCGGCGACCGGACCATCCAGGGCTGCGGGCACGAGGGCACGGCCACGCTCCGTGAGGGAAAGCTCCCGTGGCGGTTCGAGTGGCCCGCCCAGTGGGAGATTCTGGGCGTGGACTTCGAGCCCTTCGGGAAGGACCACGCCGAGGGCTCCTGGCCCAGCGGCGAGGACGTCGCCCGGAATCTGCTCGACGTCGAGCCACCGGTTCCGATGGTCTACGAGTGGTTCACGCTGGACGGCGAGGCGCTCTCGTCCTCGTCGGGCAACGTCGTGACGGTGGCGGAGGTGCTCGACCTGCTCGAACCCGAGGCGTTCCGCTACTTCTTCGTGAAGAACCCGCGCAAGCAGCGCGATTTCAGCGTGGCGACGCTCGACCAGCTGGTCGACGAGTTCGACCGCTTCGAGGCCGTCTTCTTCGGGGCAGAGGAGCCCCGCGACGAGAACGAGCGGGAACTGGTCGAGCGGGCCTACCCGATGGCCGTCGGGGGCGACGTCCCCGAAAGCCAGCCGATCAGGATTCCATACACCTTCGCGGCGGTGCTGGGGATGACCGACGACGCCGAACTCCGGGAGACGATGGCCCGCCGCGAGGGCCACGTTCCCGAGGACGCGACGCCGGAACAGGTCGGGGCGGCCCTCTCCCGGGTCGAGGGCGCCCGCGCCTGGGCCGAGCGCACGGACAACGAGTACAACTACCGGCTGGCCGAAGCCCTGCCCGAGACCGACTTCGACGAGGACGTGGCCGCCGCACTCTCGGATCTCGCCGACTTCGTCGAGTCACACGACGACGGCGAGGAGATCCAGGGCGAGATCTACGAGACCGCAAAGCGCCACGGCATCGAGGTGAGCGACTTCTTCGCCGCGGGGTATCGCCTCTTCCTCGACACCGACCAGGGGCCCCGGCTGGGCCCGTTCCTGGCGGCGCTTGACGAGACGTTCGTCACAGACCGGCTCCGGCGGGAGGGGTAG
- a CDS encoding site-2 protease family protein, with protein MADLLVWVLAGILLYTLVMMALRTRGMLPESVRVSGPITTVHTQRGRAFLNWLARPKRFWRAYGNFGVGIALVVMAAMLVVVLTAALGSVLSPGATPSEVRNPQNVLVIPGVNEFLPLAAAPGIIFGLLVGLVVHEGGHGLLCRVEDIDIDSMGLAFLAFIPVGAFVEPDEESRNEADRGAQTRMFSAGVMNNFAITVLAFALLFGPIVGSIAVADGAPVGQAMPGSTAEDAGIERGDLITAVNGTAVEDPDELETVLRDTSGQRVTVERNDGERVEVTRSPTITAAIPQVIAGREGDGGINWSERNPTDVEAVNGTAVGTEREFENAVANNTMAQVETDNGTATFPTGVFVIQVMEDGPLANASAPTDRYLIVTAVDGERVIDPETLDRALRNDEPNTTVPIEAYVLRDGDFHPETYNVTLDAHPNQEGGFIGVSPARGVSGVVVNDFGIRTYPAEDFLGLLEGDANAFGGLTGGSLLDRVYIALILPFIGVIVPQIGDNFAGFVPEIANFYEATGLLSGLGDGVLILANMAFWTAWVNLQLGMFNLVPSFPLDGGHILRTSSEAVISRLPIEGGRRLTTTVTVSISLLMIAGLFLMIFGPGLVGGL; from the coding sequence ATGGCAGACCTGTTGGTGTGGGTGCTCGCCGGAATCCTCCTGTACACACTGGTGATGATGGCGTTGCGGACCCGGGGGATGCTCCCCGAGTCCGTCCGCGTCTCGGGCCCGATCACCACCGTCCACACCCAACGCGGCCGGGCCTTCCTGAACTGGCTGGCGCGCCCGAAGCGATTCTGGCGCGCGTACGGCAACTTCGGCGTCGGCATCGCACTGGTCGTGATGGCCGCCATGCTTGTGGTCGTGCTCACGGCCGCGCTCGGCAGCGTCCTCTCGCCGGGGGCGACGCCCTCCGAGGTGCGCAACCCCCAGAACGTCCTGGTCATCCCGGGCGTCAACGAGTTCCTCCCGCTCGCGGCCGCACCCGGGATCATCTTCGGGTTGCTCGTCGGCCTGGTCGTCCACGAGGGCGGCCACGGCCTGCTCTGCCGCGTCGAGGACATCGACATCGACTCGATGGGGCTCGCCTTCCTGGCCTTCATCCCCGTCGGTGCGTTCGTCGAACCCGACGAGGAGAGCCGCAACGAGGCCGACCGCGGCGCCCAGACGCGGATGTTCTCCGCGGGCGTCATGAACAACTTCGCGATCACCGTGCTCGCCTTCGCCCTCCTCTTCGGCCCGATCGTCGGCTCCATCGCCGTGGCCGACGGCGCGCCGGTCGGGCAGGCCATGCCCGGTTCGACCGCCGAGGACGCCGGCATCGAGCGGGGCGACCTCATCACGGCCGTCAACGGCACGGCCGTCGAGGATCCCGACGAGCTGGAGACGGTCCTCAGAGACACCTCCGGGCAGCGGGTCACGGTCGAACGCAACGACGGCGAGCGCGTCGAGGTGACCCGCTCGCCGACGATCACGGCCGCGATCCCGCAGGTGATCGCCGGCCGCGAGGGCGACGGCGGGATCAACTGGAGCGAGCGCAACCCGACCGACGTCGAGGCGGTCAACGGCACCGCCGTCGGCACGGAACGGGAGTTCGAGAACGCCGTCGCGAACAACACGATGGCCCAGGTGGAGACCGACAACGGGACCGCGACCTTCCCGACCGGGGTCTTCGTGATCCAGGTCATGGAAGACGGCCCGCTCGCGAACGCCAGCGCGCCGACCGATCGGTACCTGATCGTCACCGCCGTCGACGGCGAGCGCGTGATCGATCCCGAGACACTCGATCGAGCGCTCCGGAACGACGAGCCGAACACGACCGTCCCCATCGAGGCCTACGTCCTGCGGGACGGCGACTTCCACCCCGAGACCTACAACGTCACGCTCGACGCACACCCCAACCAGGAGGGCGGCTTCATCGGGGTCTCGCCCGCCCGCGGCGTGAGCGGCGTGGTGGTCAACGACTTCGGCATCCGGACCTACCCCGCCGAGGACTTCCTCGGCCTCCTCGAGGGCGACGCGAACGCCTTCGGCGGGCTGACCGGCGGCTCGCTGCTCGACAGGGTGTACATCGCGCTCATTCTGCCCTTCATCGGCGTCATCGTCCCCCAGATCGGCGACAACTTCGCCGGGTTCGTCCCCGAGATCGCGAACTTCTACGAGGCGACCGGCCTGCTCTCCGGCCTGGGCGACGGCGTCCTGATCCTGGCGAACATGGCCTTCTGGACCGCGTGGGTCAACCTCCAGCTCGGCATGTTCAACCTCGTCCCCTCCTTCCCGCTCGATGGAGGTCACATCCTCCGCACGAGCTCAGAGGCGGTCATCTCCAGACTCCCGATCGAAGGGGGCCGCCGGCTGACGACGACGGTCACCGTCTCGATCAGCCTCCTGATGATCGCCGGCCTGTTCCTGATGATCTTCGGGCCCGGGCTGGTCGGCGGACTGTAG
- a CDS encoding heme-binding protein, translating to MDSRDPPPTEEGWYALHDFRTIDWDAWRAAPERRRRQAIAEGIDYLRSHAALEDVEDPGKFGGGATAVFTVVGHKADLMIVHLRPTVGHVEAAERRFERTALAEFTEQPTSYLSVTEASGYTERAREYFEGEVDDDSGLAQYIQQRLHPEIPDDDHVCFYPMSKRRDPEQNWYDLPFDERAEHMARHGDIGRGYGGKVNQMIASSVGFDDYEWGITLWADDPTDIKDLLNEMRFDPSSSKFAEFGPFYFGKRFPPADLDALLAGEPVPSEGEAGEPAAAGGHGEAPAHGQTDGDGHPPASARGDDESEADDGGSSGGRPDVGDVDLPEDDELEGKLANLGLFPGQDYDEGTFGLVFYSEADAADLADEVDGLRGNFDHYDTHVLTTVRANEGRAAIASVWKTESAADTAAGFLNDLGGIVEGYRGPLGEQDESDSEDAETESASDDIRGELEAQNIYAGQPRGEDVFALVLYSEADPETLFEEVDGLRESFDHYDSHVKTAVYETRSEDDDRSAIVSIWETDDAAEKAAGFLSDLPEIVGRAGEGGGFGTMGMFYTVVPEHREDFTAKFDEVGELLAEMEGHDETSLLVNREDENDMFIASQWRSQDDALDFFRSEAFSETVAFGREVLADRPRHVFLA from the coding sequence ATGGATTCACGCGACCCGCCGCCGACGGAGGAAGGGTGGTACGCGCTGCACGACTTCCGGACCATCGACTGGGACGCCTGGCGGGCGGCCCCCGAGCGCCGTCGCCGGCAGGCGATCGCGGAGGGCATCGACTACCTCCGCTCGCACGCCGCGCTGGAGGACGTCGAAGACCCCGGCAAGTTCGGCGGCGGCGCGACGGCCGTCTTCACCGTCGTCGGCCACAAGGCCGACCTCATGATCGTCCACCTGCGACCCACCGTCGGCCACGTCGAGGCCGCCGAGCGCCGGTTCGAGCGGACCGCGCTGGCCGAGTTCACCGAGCAGCCGACCTCCTACCTCTCGGTGACGGAGGCTTCGGGTTACACCGAACGCGCCCGCGAGTACTTCGAGGGCGAGGTCGACGACGACTCCGGGCTGGCCCAGTACATCCAGCAGCGGCTGCACCCCGAGATCCCCGACGACGACCACGTCTGTTTCTACCCGATGAGCAAGCGACGGGACCCCGAGCAGAACTGGTACGACCTGCCGTTCGACGAGCGGGCCGAACACATGGCCCGCCACGGCGACATCGGGCGCGGGTACGGCGGCAAGGTGAACCAGATGATCGCCAGCAGCGTCGGCTTCGACGACTACGAGTGGGGGATCACGCTGTGGGCCGACGACCCGACCGACATCAAGGACCTCCTCAACGAGATGCGCTTCGACCCCTCCTCCTCGAAGTTCGCCGAGTTCGGTCCCTTCTACTTCGGGAAGCGCTTCCCGCCCGCGGACCTCGACGCGCTGCTGGCCGGCGAACCGGTCCCCAGTGAGGGTGAAGCCGGCGAACCGGCCGCTGCGGGAGGCCACGGCGAAGCCCCCGCCCACGGCCAGACCGACGGCGACGGACACCCGCCGGCGTCGGCCCGCGGTGACGACGAGAGCGAGGCAGACGACGGCGGTTCCTCCGGCGGCCGCCCCGACGTGGGCGACGTCGACCTCCCGGAGGACGACGAACTCGAGGGGAAACTGGCCAACCTCGGCCTGTTCCCCGGGCAGGACTACGACGAGGGGACCTTCGGGCTGGTCTTCTACTCCGAGGCCGACGCCGCCGACCTCGCCGACGAGGTCGACGGCCTCCGGGGCAACTTCGACCACTACGACACGCACGTCCTGACCACGGTGCGGGCCAACGAGGGCCGGGCGGCCATCGCCAGCGTCTGGAAGACCGAGAGCGCCGCCGACACCGCCGCGGGCTTCCTGAACGACCTGGGAGGGATCGTCGAGGGCTATCGCGGCCCCCTCGGTGAACAGGACGAGAGCGACTCCGAGGACGCCGAAACCGAGAGCGCGAGCGACGACATCCGGGGCGAACTCGAGGCCCAGAACATCTACGCCGGGCAGCCCCGCGGTGAGGACGTGTTCGCGCTGGTCCTCTACTCCGAGGCCGACCCCGAGACGCTGTTCGAGGAAGTCGACGGTCTCCGGGAGAGCTTCGACCACTACGACAGCCACGTGAAGACGGCCGTCTACGAAACTCGCAGCGAGGACGACGACCGCTCCGCTATCGTCAGCATCTGGGAGACCGACGACGCCGCGGAGAAGGCCGCCGGCTTCCTCTCGGATCTCCCCGAGATCGTCGGCCGCGCCGGCGAGGGCGGCGGGTTCGGGACGATGGGCATGTTCTACACCGTCGTGCCCGAGCACCGCGAGGACTTCACCGCGAAGTTCGACGAGGTCGGCGAGTTGCTCGCCGAGATGGAGGGCCACGACGAGACGAGCCTGCTGGTCAACCGCGAGGACGAGAACGACATGTTCATCGCCAGCCAGTGGCGCTCCCAGGACGACGCCCTCGACTTCTTCCGCTCCGAGGCGTTCTCCGAGACCGTCGCCTTCGGCCGCGAAGTGCTCGCCGACCGGCCGCGGCACGTCTTCCTGGCCTAG
- a CDS encoding PKD domain-containing protein, translating into MTASTRKLRALTLAVVIVCSVVTSGVALTGTAGAAAGNTAGSVAVSAATAGNQATVTVDDGDLNTNAGVTETHVVNIESTRESPTRRQQTSSDTPDGGTQTITITDSVYDANNDGTITASDFSLSGGFPDESITNVARNGGDYDVTISDAGSTYTDSSTEYVGYDALTSLETGSDTEQGSPTTLRTTGPVGDRNGDGEITAADVDLVTKSDDESITNVVRNPDGTADVEITDSNSDGDKGTEKIEYLTTETVKLTETGPDTGTFDGTITIKTGGLVGNDELYVTHQDDITVHYWDSSVSTMRSAAQTYKLVAAAASATPTAPATGESVSLSGSASEGSISSYAWDTDDDNTYDDASGSSPSVSFSSEGVHPVGLRVSDGTHTDTSTVNVLVGESGPPTAKLDVFPRYVTRGEAAYLVAQESSDDIPSGIERYEWDVGADGSYEYSSTSQSITQHTFSSTGDHDVRARVTDYAGNTDTVTKTVTVQEPASISRTSVEHTGNGTAPGGTVELATRNEGGMLKIHLYHGASKGNRDLSSIGVDESTELWVNVTMSNYEPNAMMASAKVDEWVTEDAGGGKTKLAIKMHAINMQRLSSISARSPGRWPSTNKQADMAIAPGAHLATFDMPDGSQFESDFDGATLSSDAQLFSPPRYDAATNKLTYSVAAPHWNASGSKVASNTNSGFYEATIPSGLVSRMGIQNPGELAAKYTSGGSTSSLSDMVVRTTDGGGLYIKTTGIHYSSGTVELEPDSTAPTADAGADKSVTAGSSFSFDGTASSDNRVVDSYEWDTDGDGTYELTGSKPSHSYSGSGSKTVTLRVTDGNGNTDTDTLSVDVSGSTTGGGGAGYDAPVDVTTTDTATATPDSTTSTPDQTTDTPDQTTEPATATPRPAETEDPKSTDTPTTTPTDSDGPASATAPGTAADGSGFGAGIAVLALLAVLLLARRRDER; encoded by the coding sequence ATGACGGCTTCGACACGCAAACTGCGGGCACTCACTCTCGCAGTCGTGATCGTCTGTTCCGTGGTCACGTCAGGCGTCGCGCTGACCGGAACCGCCGGGGCTGCGGCCGGAAACACGGCGGGCAGCGTTGCGGTATCGGCCGCCACCGCGGGCAACCAGGCGACGGTCACCGTCGACGACGGCGACCTGAACACGAACGCGGGCGTGACGGAGACACACGTCGTCAATATCGAATCGACCAGAGAGAGCCCGACCAGGCGACAGCAGACGAGTTCTGACACCCCGGACGGGGGCACGCAGACGATTACGATCACCGACAGCGTCTACGACGCGAACAACGACGGCACGATCACCGCGAGCGACTTCAGCCTCAGTGGTGGCTTTCCCGACGAGTCGATCACGAACGTCGCCCGAAACGGCGGCGACTACGACGTGACGATCAGCGACGCCGGTAGCACCTATACCGATTCCAGCACGGAGTACGTCGGTTACGACGCACTCACCTCTTTGGAGACGGGGAGTGACACCGAGCAGGGGAGCCCGACCACGCTGCGGACGACCGGCCCGGTCGGCGACCGAAACGGTGACGGTGAGATCACGGCCGCAGACGTCGACCTGGTCACGAAATCGGACGACGAGTCGATCACGAACGTCGTTCGGAACCCCGACGGCACGGCAGACGTGGAGATCACCGACAGCAACAGCGACGGTGATAAAGGCACGGAGAAGATCGAATATCTCACTACCGAGACGGTAAAGCTGACAGAGACCGGCCCCGACACCGGTACGTTCGACGGGACGATCACGATCAAAACCGGCGGTCTGGTCGGCAACGACGAACTCTACGTCACACACCAGGACGACATCACCGTACACTACTGGGACAGTAGCGTATCGACCATGCGGAGTGCCGCCCAGACGTACAAGCTGGTGGCTGCTGCCGCGAGTGCCACGCCCACGGCGCCCGCTACCGGTGAGAGCGTCTCCCTGAGCGGGAGCGCCTCCGAAGGCAGTATCTCCTCGTACGCCTGGGACACAGACGACGACAACACCTACGACGACGCATCCGGGTCGAGTCCGTCGGTATCGTTCTCGAGTGAGGGTGTTCACCCGGTCGGGTTGCGGGTGTCCGACGGCACTCACACCGACACCAGCACGGTGAACGTGCTGGTCGGCGAGAGCGGCCCGCCGACCGCGAAACTCGACGTCTTCCCGCGGTACGTGACCAGAGGCGAGGCCGCCTACCTCGTCGCTCAAGAGTCCAGCGACGACATCCCGAGCGGCATCGAGAGATACGAGTGGGACGTCGGAGCTGATGGCAGTTACGAGTACAGTTCGACGAGCCAGAGCATCACCCAGCACACGTTCTCCTCGACGGGCGATCACGACGTGCGGGCCCGGGTGACCGACTACGCCGGAAACACGGACACGGTTACGAAGACCGTCACGGTCCAGGAACCGGCGTCGATCAGCAGAACCAGCGTCGAACACACCGGGAACGGGACGGCACCGGGCGGAACGGTCGAGCTCGCGACCCGGAACGAAGGCGGGATGCTCAAAATCCACCTCTACCACGGGGCGAGCAAGGGCAACCGTGACCTCAGTTCCATCGGCGTCGACGAGTCCACCGAGCTGTGGGTCAACGTCACGATGAGCAACTACGAGCCCAACGCGATGATGGCCAGCGCCAAAGTCGACGAGTGGGTGACAGAGGACGCAGGCGGCGGCAAGACGAAGCTCGCCATCAAGATGCACGCCATCAACATGCAGCGGCTCTCGAGTATCAGCGCGAGGTCGCCGGGTCGGTGGCCCAGCACGAACAAGCAGGCCGATATGGCGATCGCGCCCGGGGCGCACCTCGCAACCTTCGACATGCCCGACGGCTCCCAGTTCGAGTCCGACTTCGACGGGGCGACGCTGAGCTCCGACGCGCAGCTGTTCAGCCCGCCACGGTACGACGCCGCGACGAACAAGCTGACGTACTCGGTCGCTGCCCCACACTGGAACGCGAGCGGTAGCAAGGTGGCCTCGAACACGAACTCCGGGTTCTACGAGGCGACGATTCCGTCCGGCCTGGTTTCCCGGATGGGCATCCAGAACCCGGGCGAGCTCGCGGCGAAGTACACCAGCGGCGGCTCGACGAGTAGCCTCTCCGACATGGTCGTCCGAACGACGGACGGCGGCGGACTGTACATCAAGACCACCGGGATCCACTACTCCAGCGGGACGGTCGAACTCGAACCCGATTCGACGGCACCGACCGCCGACGCCGGGGCCGACAAGAGCGTCACGGCAGGGTCGTCGTTCAGCTTCGACGGGACCGCCTCGAGCGACAACCGCGTCGTCGATAGCTACGAGTGGGACACCGACGGCGACGGCACGTACGAATTGACCGGCTCGAAACCGTCCCACTCCTACTCCGGCAGCGGCAGTAAAACGGTGACGTTGCGAGTCACTGACGGGAACGGGAACACCGACACCGATACCCTCTCGGTCGACGTGAGTGGGAGTACGACCGGCGGAGGAGGGGCGGGCTACGACGCTCCGGTCGACGTGACGACCACCGATACCGCGACGGCGACGCCGGACTCGACGACGAGCACCCCGGACCAGACGACTGACACGCCGGACCAGACGACCGAGCCCGCGACGGCGACGCCGCGGCCAGCGGAAACGGAGGATCCGAAATCGACGGACACACCGACCACGACACCGACCGATAGCGACGGACCCGCATCCGCTACTGCACCCGGAACTGCCGCAGACGGGTCGGGCTTTGGCGCGGGCATCGCCGTCCTCGCCCTGCTGGCGGTTCTACTGCTCGCTCGCCGCCGCGACGAGCGCTAA
- a CDS encoding pyruvoyl-dependent arginine decarboxylase yields the protein MSVIRLVWGVATGPTRTASYDAALAEANVHNFNLIRVSSVIPAEAHLEAVGTAPDLGAVGDGLTVVEGRHTAAPGEAGAAGIGWARSESGRGIFYEADGESETVVRERIEKGLAAGKDLRDWSFVEEDSIVVAAEPDPEEYATALVLAAYGESRSLLR from the coding sequence ATGAGCGTCATTCGGCTCGTCTGGGGCGTGGCGACGGGGCCGACGCGGACGGCCTCCTACGACGCAGCCCTGGCCGAGGCCAATGTCCACAACTTCAACCTGATCCGGGTCTCCTCGGTCATCCCGGCCGAGGCGCACCTGGAGGCGGTCGGGACGGCCCCGGATCTGGGGGCGGTCGGCGACGGCCTCACCGTCGTCGAGGGGCGACACACCGCGGCCCCGGGCGAGGCCGGCGCGGCGGGGATCGGCTGGGCGCGCAGCGAGTCCGGCCGCGGCATCTTCTACGAGGCCGACGGGGAGTCCGAGACGGTCGTCCGCGAGCGGATCGAGAAGGGGCTGGCGGCGGGCAAAGACTTGCGCGACTGGTCGTTCGTCGAGGAGGATTCCATCGTCGTCGCGGCGGAGCCGGATCCCGAGGAGTACGCGACGGCGCTGGTGCTCGCGGCCTACGGGGAGAGCCGGTCACTCCTGCGGTAG
- a CDS encoding DUF5811 family protein, which produces MYGNTPFAGAEGDAPPQLSTDQRRRLRRDLATVAARTRELLPDEFAVGLELAQGAEGPRATVAVQPPVGSAVSAGYTPEDDADLRIGEDEQTDLAQGLAASAALQMKQAMGSEHSPTAQ; this is translated from the coding sequence ATGTACGGCAACACTCCCTTCGCGGGTGCAGAGGGCGACGCCCCGCCGCAGCTGTCCACGGACCAGCGCCGCCGCCTGCGCCGCGATCTCGCTACCGTCGCCGCCCGGACCCGCGAGCTCCTCCCCGACGAGTTCGCCGTCGGCCTCGAACTCGCCCAGGGCGCCGAGGGCCCCCGCGCCACCGTCGCCGTCCAGCCCCCCGTCGGCTCCGCGGTCAGCGCGGGCTACACGCCCGAGGACGACGCCGACCTCCGGATCGGCGAGGACGAACAGACCGACCTGGCCCAGGGACTGGCCGCGAGCGCGGCTCTCCAGATGAAACAGGCGATGGGCTCGGAGCACTCGCCGACCGCGCAGTAA
- the infB gene encoding translation initiation factor IF-2 encodes MSDSTEADADATGDATLRTPIVAVLGHVDHGKTTLLDKIRGSAVSEGEAGAITQHIGATAVPLSTISEMAGELVDPTDFDLPGLLYIDTPGHHSFSTLRSRGGALADIAVLVVDVNDGFQPQTEEAVDILKRTQTPFIVAANKVDTVPGWNPNEGVPIQESMEQQSERVQGDLNERLYGIIGELADHDFAADMYWRVQNFQNNVGVVPVSAMTGEGVPDLLTVLMGLSQRYMKDEMQIDVDGPGAGTVLEVKEAQGFGTTVDAVLYDGTISEDDEIVVGGLEAPITTDVRALLQPKPLSEIRTEKAFEKVPSVSAAAGVKIAAPDLDDAMAGAPIRVIRDRDRSGVIAEVEQELAEIEVTTQEQGVVVKADTLGSLEAIASTLDEVEIPIVRAEVGDVAPRDVRVAETADEEKHEVILAFSVDVLDDARKLAEQEDVRLFEHDVIYRLVEEYEEYVEEMERAQQTQVLENITRPARFQILQDHTFRQNDPAVVGVEVLTGTVARNSNVATFENGQFERVGRLKSIQDAGEDIDEARMGDQVAVSIDGPTVGRDIEEGDELWIYLPEKHAKILEQELIEEIPGDEREALNQYLEKQRNRDPFWGK; translated from the coding sequence ATGTCTGACTCTACAGAAGCCGACGCCGACGCGACGGGCGACGCGACCCTCAGGACGCCCATCGTCGCGGTGCTCGGCCACGTCGATCACGGAAAGACCACGCTTTTGGACAAGATTCGCGGCTCCGCGGTGAGCGAGGGTGAGGCGGGGGCGATCACCCAGCACATCGGCGCGACGGCCGTGCCGCTCTCGACCATCTCCGAGATGGCCGGCGAACTCGTCGACCCCACCGACTTCGACCTGCCCGGCCTGCTGTACATCGACACGCCCGGCCACCACTCCTTCTCGACGCTGCGCTCGCGTGGCGGCGCGCTCGCCGACATCGCCGTCCTCGTCGTCGACGTCAACGACGGCTTCCAGCCCCAGACCGAGGAGGCCGTCGACATCCTCAAGCGGACCCAGACGCCCTTCATCGTCGCCGCTAACAAGGTGGACACCGTCCCCGGCTGGAACCCCAACGAGGGCGTCCCGATCCAGGAGAGCATGGAGCAACAGTCCGAGCGGGTCCAGGGCGACCTGAACGAGCGCCTCTACGGCATCATCGGCGAACTCGCCGATCACGACTTCGCCGCCGACATGTACTGGCGCGTCCAGAACTTCCAGAACAACGTCGGCGTCGTCCCCGTCTCGGCGATGACCGGCGAGGGCGTCCCCGACCTCCTCACCGTCCTGATGGGCCTGTCCCAGCGGTACATGAAAGACGAGATGCAGATCGACGTGGACGGGCCCGGCGCCGGCACAGTGCTGGAGGTCAAGGAGGCCCAGGGGTTCGGGACGACCGTCGACGCCGTGCTCTACGACGGGACGATCAGCGAGGACGACGAGATCGTCGTCGGCGGCCTCGAGGCGCCGATCACGACCGACGTGCGCGCGCTGCTCCAGCCCAAACCCCTCTCGGAGATCCGCACCGAGAAGGCCTTCGAGAAGGTCCCCTCCGTCTCGGCCGCCGCGGGGGTCAAGATCGCCGCGCCGGACCTCGACGACGCGATGGCCGGCGCCCCCATCCGGGTGATCCGCGACCGCGACCGGAGCGGCGTCATCGCCGAGGTCGAGCAGGAACTGGCCGAGATCGAGGTCACGACCCAGGAACAGGGCGTCGTCGTCAAGGCCGACACCCTCGGGAGCCTGGAAGCGATCGCCAGCACCCTCGACGAGGTCGAGATCCCCATCGTGCGCGCCGAGGTCGGCGACGTGGCCCCCCGGGACGTCCGGGTCGCCGAGACCGCCGACGAGGAGAAACACGAGGTCATCCTCGCCTTCTCCGTCGACGTGCTCGACGACGCCCGCAAACTCGCAGAGCAGGAGGACGTCCGCCTCTTCGAACACGACGTCATCTACCGGCTCGTCGAGGAGTACGAGGAGTACGTCGAGGAGATGGAGCGGGCCCAGCAGACCCAGGTCCTCGAGAACATCACGCGACCCGCCCGCTTCCAGATCCTGCAGGACCACACCTTCCGCCAGAACGACCCCGCCGTCGTCGGCGTCGAGGTGCTGACCGGCACCGTCGCCCGCAACTCCAACGTCGCGACGTTCGAGAACGGCCAGTTCGAGCGGGTCGGCCGCCTGAAGTCCATCCAGGACGCTGGCGAGGACATCGACGAGGCCCGCATGGGCGATCAGGTCGCCGTCTCCATCGACGGCCCCACGGTGGGCCGCGACATCGAGGAGGGCGACGAACTCTGGATCTACCTGCCCGAGAAACACGCCAAGATCCTCGAACAGGAACTGATAGAGGAGATCCCCGGCGACGAACGCGAGGCGCTCAACCAGTACCTCGAGAAACAGCGCAACCGCGACCCCTTCTGGGGCAAGTAG